One part of the Prochlorococcus marinus str. MIT 9313 genome encodes these proteins:
- the rpoB gene encoding DNA-directed RNA polymerase subunit beta has product MSSSAIQVAKTATYLPDLVEVQRASFKWFLDEGLIEELDSFSPITDYTGKLELHFVGNEYRLKRPRHDVEEAKRRDATFASQMYVTCRLVNKETGEIKEQEVFIGELPLMTERGTFIINGAERVIVNQIVRSPGVYFKDEQDKNGRRTYNASVIPNRGAWLKFETDKNDLLHVRVDKTRKINAHVLMRAMGLSDNDVIDKLRHPEYYKKSIEAANEEGISSEDQALLELYKKLRPGEPPSVSGGQQLLQTRFFDPKRYDLGRVGRYKINKKLRLTIPDTVRTLTHEDVLSTLDYLINLELDVGGASLDDIDHLGNRRVRSVGELLQNQVRVGLNRLERIIKERMTVGETDSLTPAQLVNPKPLVAAVKEFFGSSQLSQFMDQTNPLAELTHKRRISALGPGGLTRERAGFAVRDIHPSHYGRLCPIETPEGPNAGLINSLATHARVNQYGFIETPFWKVENGRLIKEGDPIYLSADLEDECRVAPGDVATDADGQILAELIPVRYRQDFEKVPPEQVDYVQLSPVQVISVATSLIPFLEHDDANRALMGSNMQRQAVPLLRPERPLVGTGLETQVARDSGMVPISRVNGMVTFVDATAIIVRDEDGVDHTHYLQKYQRSNQDTCLNQRPIVCQGDAVIVGQVLADGSACEGGEIALGQNVLVAYMPWEGYNYEDAILVSERLVKDDLYTSVHIEKYEIEARQTKLGPEEITREIPNVAEESLGNLDEMGIIRIGAFVESGDILVGKVTPKGESDQPPEEKLLRAIFGEKARDVRDNSLRVPSTERGRVVDVRIYTREQGDELPPGANMVARVYVAQRRKIQVGDKMAGRHGNKGIISRILPREDMPFLPDGTPVDIVLNPLGVPSRMNVGQVFECLMGWAAANLDCRVKVVPFDEMYGAEKSQQTVEAYLKEAAKQPGKEWVYNPDNPGKLQLIDGRSGEPFDQPVTVGYAQILKLVHLVDDKIHARSTGPYSLVTQQPLGGKAQQGGQRLGEMEVWALEAYGAAYTLQELLTVKSDDMQGRNEALNAIVKGKPIPRPGTPESFKVLMRELQSLGLDIAVYTDEGKEVDLMQDVNPRRSTPSRPTYESLGVADYDED; this is encoded by the coding sequence ATGAGCAGCAGCGCGATTCAGGTCGCCAAGACCGCCACCTACCTGCCTGATCTCGTTGAAGTTCAGCGGGCGAGCTTCAAGTGGTTTCTTGATGAGGGCTTGATCGAGGAGTTGGATAGCTTTTCTCCCATCACTGACTACACAGGCAAGCTTGAACTCCATTTTGTTGGCAATGAATACCGATTGAAGCGGCCTCGCCACGATGTTGAAGAGGCCAAGCGCCGTGATGCGACTTTCGCTTCACAGATGTATGTGACCTGTCGCTTAGTGAATAAGGAAACAGGTGAGATTAAGGAGCAGGAGGTGTTTATTGGCGAGCTTCCTCTGATGACTGAGCGAGGTACGTTCATTATCAATGGTGCAGAGAGGGTTATTGTTAATCAGATTGTGCGCAGCCCAGGGGTATATTTTAAGGATGAACAGGATAAGAATGGACGGCGAACATACAATGCCAGTGTTATCCCTAACCGTGGTGCCTGGCTAAAGTTCGAAACAGATAAAAACGACCTTCTGCATGTGCGTGTTGATAAAACACGCAAAATTAATGCCCATGTTTTAATGCGGGCCATGGGGCTATCAGATAACGATGTAATCGATAAGCTTCGTCACCCCGAGTATTACAAGAAGTCTATTGAGGCTGCAAATGAGGAAGGAATTAGTTCAGAGGATCAGGCTTTGCTTGAGCTTTATAAAAAGCTTCGTCCTGGTGAGCCTCCTTCAGTAAGCGGTGGTCAACAGCTTCTGCAGACCCGATTTTTTGATCCCAAGCGTTACGACCTTGGCCGAGTTGGCCGTTACAAGATTAATAAAAAGCTGCGTCTAACAATCCCGGATACGGTGCGGACCCTCACCCATGAGGATGTGCTCTCAACCCTTGATTATCTGATCAATTTAGAACTCGATGTGGGTGGTGCCAGCCTTGATGACATTGATCACCTGGGCAATCGTCGAGTGCGTTCAGTGGGTGAACTTTTGCAGAACCAGGTCCGGGTTGGTCTCAATCGCCTGGAGAGGATCATTAAAGAACGGATGACGGTGGGAGAGACCGATTCGCTCACGCCAGCTCAGTTGGTGAACCCCAAGCCTCTCGTTGCAGCTGTTAAGGAGTTCTTCGGTTCCAGTCAGCTGAGTCAGTTCATGGATCAGACGAATCCATTGGCTGAGCTCACCCACAAACGTCGTATCTCAGCTCTGGGGCCAGGTGGCCTCACTAGGGAGCGTGCTGGCTTCGCGGTGCGTGATATTCACCCTTCCCATTATGGCCGTCTCTGCCCAATTGAGACACCGGAAGGCCCGAATGCAGGTTTGATCAATTCACTGGCTACCCACGCTCGGGTCAATCAGTATGGCTTCATTGAGACTCCCTTTTGGAAGGTTGAGAACGGTCGCCTGATCAAGGAGGGAGACCCCATCTATTTATCAGCCGATCTTGAGGATGAGTGTCGTGTAGCTCCTGGTGATGTGGCCACGGACGCCGATGGACAGATTCTCGCTGAATTAATTCCAGTGCGTTATCGCCAGGACTTCGAAAAAGTTCCACCTGAGCAAGTGGATTATGTGCAGCTCTCGCCGGTGCAGGTGATCTCTGTCGCCACCTCCTTGATTCCTTTCCTCGAGCACGATGACGCCAATAGGGCTCTGATGGGATCAAATATGCAACGGCAGGCCGTACCACTGTTGCGGCCTGAGCGGCCTTTGGTGGGGACGGGTCTCGAAACTCAGGTGGCTCGTGATTCCGGGATGGTGCCCATCTCCCGCGTGAATGGCATGGTCACATTCGTGGATGCCACTGCGATCATCGTCCGGGATGAGGATGGGGTTGATCACACCCACTACCTGCAGAAGTATCAGCGTTCAAATCAGGACACCTGCCTTAATCAGCGTCCGATTGTCTGCCAGGGTGATGCGGTGATCGTGGGTCAGGTTCTCGCGGATGGTTCGGCTTGTGAAGGCGGTGAAATTGCTCTAGGTCAGAACGTTTTGGTCGCTTATATGCCTTGGGAGGGTTACAACTATGAGGACGCTATTCTTGTCAGCGAACGACTAGTTAAGGACGACCTCTACACCTCGGTGCATATCGAGAAGTATGAGATCGAGGCACGACAGACAAAGCTTGGCCCCGAAGAGATCACCAGGGAGATACCCAATGTTGCCGAGGAAAGCCTTGGCAATCTTGATGAAATGGGCATCATTCGCATCGGTGCTTTTGTCGAGAGTGGCGACATTCTGGTGGGCAAAGTGACACCTAAAGGTGAGTCAGATCAGCCTCCAGAAGAGAAGCTTTTGCGTGCCATTTTTGGTGAAAAAGCGCGCGATGTGCGTGATAACTCTCTACGCGTTCCCAGCACTGAGCGAGGACGAGTTGTGGACGTTCGTATTTACACTCGTGAACAGGGTGATGAGCTTCCCCCTGGCGCCAATATGGTCGCTCGAGTGTATGTGGCTCAGCGTCGCAAGATCCAGGTTGGCGACAAGATGGCCGGTCGCCACGGCAATAAAGGCATCATCAGTCGCATTCTTCCCCGCGAAGACATGCCTTTTCTGCCCGATGGCACTCCAGTTGACATCGTTTTGAATCCTTTGGGCGTGCCCAGCCGGATGAATGTGGGTCAGGTGTTTGAGTGCTTAATGGGATGGGCAGCAGCCAATCTCGACTGTCGGGTCAAGGTGGTGCCTTTTGATGAAATGTATGGAGCTGAAAAGTCCCAGCAGACAGTGGAGGCTTATCTCAAGGAAGCTGCCAAACAGCCAGGTAAGGAGTGGGTCTACAACCCTGACAATCCTGGCAAGCTTCAATTGATTGATGGGCGTTCGGGTGAACCTTTCGACCAGCCGGTGACCGTTGGCTATGCACAGATTCTGAAGCTTGTTCATTTGGTTGATGACAAGATCCATGCTCGTTCAACAGGTCCCTATTCACTGGTAACCCAGCAACCTCTTGGCGGTAAGGCTCAACAAGGTGGCCAACGTTTAGGGGAGATGGAGGTGTGGGCTCTGGAGGCCTATGGCGCCGCTTACACCCTGCAAGAGCTGCTGACTGTTAAATCAGACGATATGCAGGGTCGGAATGAAGCCCTCAATGCAATCGTCAAGGGCAAACCTATCCCCAGGCCGGGGACACCCGAGTCTTTCAAGGTCTTGATGCGTGAGCTTCAGTCTCTAGGGCTCGATATCGCTGTTTATACCGATGAAGGCAAAGAAGTGGATCTGATGCAGGATGTGAATCCCCGCCGTAGTACTCCTAGTCGACCCACTTACGAATCCCTTGGAGTAGCGGATTACGACGAAGATTAA
- a CDS encoding TatD family hydrolase, with protein sequence MRKGLHNGAKDAFSVLVSSPIFIDSHCHIVFRNFDDDLDEVAERWRQAGVASLLHACVEPAEIPAIRALADRFPELRYSVGVHPLDTQHWNPQTQSLLRDAALEDPRVVAIGELGLDLYRDSNLEQQLAVLRPQLDLATELDLPVIIHCRDAFDPMTLELRQRQKEGRCPRGVMHCWGGTPEDMEVCLDLGLYISFSGTVTFPKAEAIHACAREVPQNRFLVETDCPFLAPVPRRGKRNEPAYVEAVASRVAELRGESLAFVASSSTANARRLFSLP encoded by the coding sequence ATGAGGAAAGGACTCCACAATGGGGCCAAAGATGCGTTTTCGGTTCTGGTGTCGTCTCCGATTTTTATCGATAGTCATTGTCACATCGTCTTTCGCAATTTCGATGATGATCTCGATGAGGTAGCTGAACGCTGGCGACAGGCGGGCGTAGCGAGTCTGCTGCATGCGTGCGTGGAACCCGCAGAGATTCCTGCGATTCGTGCTTTGGCGGATCGTTTCCCTGAACTGCGCTATTCAGTGGGGGTTCATCCCCTCGACACGCAGCACTGGAATCCTCAGACGCAGTCGCTGTTGCGAGATGCAGCTCTTGAAGATCCAAGGGTGGTGGCTATTGGTGAACTGGGGCTTGATCTTTACCGGGATTCAAATCTTGAACAGCAGTTGGCTGTGCTGAGACCGCAGTTGGACTTGGCCACGGAGTTAGATCTACCCGTGATCATTCATTGTCGTGATGCATTTGATCCCATGACGTTGGAGTTGCGTCAGCGTCAGAAGGAGGGTCGTTGCCCTAGGGGGGTGATGCATTGCTGGGGCGGCACACCAGAGGATATGGAGGTCTGCTTGGATCTTGGTCTTTACATCAGTTTCAGTGGCACAGTCACCTTCCCGAAGGCTGAGGCCATTCACGCCTGCGCGCGCGAAGTTCCGCAGAATCGTTTTCTAGTCGAGACGGATTGTCCGTTTCTGGCTCCAGTGCCTCGTAGGGGTAAGCGCAATGAGCCTGCCTACGTCGAAGCTGTGGCTTCTCGGGTGGCTGAGCTTCGAGGGGAGTCTTTGGCCTTCGTTGCAAGCAGTAGCACGGCTAATGCAAGACGATTGTTTTCTTTGCCCTGA
- the rpsT gene encoding 30S ribosomal protein S20 has product MANNKSSKKRVQIAERNRLENKSYKSAMRTLMKRCFSACSHYSQQPGETAKANVKASIDSAFSKIDKAVKRGVLHRNTAAHQKSRLSAAVKQAIEPAPST; this is encoded by the coding sequence GTGGCCAATAACAAGTCTTCCAAGAAGCGTGTTCAGATTGCCGAGCGCAACCGTCTGGAGAACAAGTCGTATAAATCGGCCATGCGCACATTAATGAAGCGTTGCTTCAGCGCTTGTAGTCATTATTCTCAGCAGCCTGGCGAGACAGCTAAAGCGAATGTAAAGGCCAGCATTGATTCGGCTTTCAGCAAAATTGATAAGGCGGTGAAACGTGGAGTTCTGCATCGCAACACCGCTGCCCATCAGAAGTCTCGTCTTAGTGCAGCGGTGAAGCAGGCGATTGAACCGGCGCCAAGCACTTAG
- the hisD gene encoding histidinol dehydrogenase encodes MTQSGQAESETPSTLIHCVRDRQQAKRELERLANRSTGNSQKQAMATVEDILDTVRSQGDQALITLTERFDGFRPEPLTVAPEELEDAWRKTPQKLQSALELAYRRIQDFHQHQRPNDLMVQGIHGEQLGRRWRPVQKAGIYIPGGRAAYPSTVLMNAVPAQVAGVEQLVMTSPAGRDGQINRTVLAAAHLAGIREVLRLGGAQAIAALAFGTETVPKVDVISGPGNLYVTLAKKAVYGQVGIDSLAGPSEVLVIADQSARVEQVAADLLAQSEHDPLAAAVLLTTEASLAEQLPSHLEAQLKGHPREQICRASLSNWGLVVICESLERCAQLSDHFAPEHLELLVEHPHAIADCIKNAGAIFIGPWTPEAVGDYLAGPNHTLPTCGTARFSGALSVETFLRHTSLIEFNRSALEATANAVRELASSEGLHSHAESVRIRFE; translated from the coding sequence TTGACACAAAGCGGCCAGGCCGAGTCAGAGACTCCCTCAACCCTGATTCATTGTGTTCGGGATCGGCAACAAGCCAAGCGTGAACTAGAGCGGCTGGCCAACCGCTCTACCGGCAATTCTCAAAAGCAAGCCATGGCGACGGTGGAGGACATCCTCGACACCGTTCGCAGCCAAGGGGACCAAGCCCTGATCACCTTGACCGAGCGCTTTGACGGTTTTCGTCCAGAGCCATTAACCGTAGCTCCAGAAGAGTTGGAAGACGCCTGGCGAAAAACTCCCCAAAAACTTCAATCTGCTCTGGAACTGGCCTATCGCCGTATCCAGGATTTCCATCAGCATCAGCGACCGAATGACCTGATGGTGCAAGGCATCCATGGCGAACAATTGGGCCGCCGCTGGCGCCCTGTACAAAAAGCCGGGATCTACATCCCAGGAGGCCGAGCTGCCTATCCGAGCACAGTGCTAATGAATGCAGTCCCAGCCCAAGTAGCCGGTGTGGAGCAGCTGGTGATGACTTCACCCGCGGGAAGGGATGGTCAGATCAACAGAACCGTTCTAGCCGCCGCACACCTAGCAGGCATTCGTGAGGTCTTGCGTCTCGGTGGTGCCCAAGCCATCGCAGCCCTGGCCTTTGGCACTGAAACCGTGCCAAAGGTCGATGTGATCAGCGGACCCGGCAATCTCTACGTCACCCTTGCGAAAAAGGCCGTCTACGGGCAAGTGGGCATTGATTCGCTCGCCGGCCCAAGTGAGGTTTTAGTCATCGCCGACCAGAGTGCTCGTGTTGAGCAGGTGGCCGCCGACCTACTGGCCCAATCAGAACACGATCCACTTGCTGCTGCAGTACTACTCACCACCGAAGCAAGCCTCGCCGAACAGCTCCCATCCCATTTGGAGGCTCAGCTTAAGGGGCACCCTCGCGAGCAGATCTGCCGAGCCTCTTTAAGCAACTGGGGGCTGGTCGTGATCTGTGAAAGCCTGGAAAGATGCGCTCAACTCAGCGATCACTTCGCACCTGAGCACTTGGAGTTATTGGTCGAGCACCCGCACGCCATTGCCGACTGCATCAAAAATGCCGGCGCCATCTTCATCGGCCCCTGGACCCCTGAAGCGGTAGGCGACTATCTAGCCGGACCAAACCACACACTACCGACATGCGGAACGGCCCGCTTCAGCGGCGCCCTGAGCGTGGAAACATTTCTGCGGCACACCTCTCTAATCGAATTCAATCGATCTGCCCTTGAGGCCACTGCTAACGCCGTAAGGGAATTGGCCAGCAGCGAAGGCTTGCACAGCCATGCTGAATCCGTGCGTATCCGCTTCGAATAA
- the rpiA gene encoding ribose-5-phosphate isomerase RpiA, with protein MADLQTQMKQAVAAAAVEQIKDGMVLGLGSGSTAALMIQALGAKLASGELRDIVGVTTSFQGEVMAAELGIPLRNLTAVDRIDLAIDGADEVDPSFQLIKGGGACHVQEKLVASRADRFVVVVDSTKIVDRLNLGFLLPVEVLPGAWRQVQGRLAELGGIADLRMAQCKAGPVVTDQGNLVLDVSMAGGIGDPEDLECRINNLPGVLENGLFVNLTDEVLVGQISDGVAGVRRLQRRE; from the coding sequence ATGGCGGACCTTCAAACTCAGATGAAGCAAGCGGTGGCGGCAGCCGCTGTGGAGCAGATCAAAGATGGCATGGTTCTTGGTTTGGGTTCAGGCTCGACGGCAGCTCTGATGATCCAGGCTCTTGGTGCCAAGCTGGCCAGTGGTGAGCTTCGGGACATTGTTGGCGTTACCACCTCTTTCCAAGGCGAAGTGATGGCTGCGGAGTTGGGGATTCCCTTGCGCAACCTCACGGCCGTGGATCGCATCGACTTGGCGATCGATGGAGCTGATGAAGTTGATCCCTCTTTTCAGTTAATTAAAGGTGGCGGGGCCTGCCATGTGCAGGAGAAGCTTGTCGCCAGTAGAGCGGATCGCTTTGTGGTTGTTGTTGATTCCACAAAGATTGTTGATCGGCTCAACCTTGGTTTTTTACTTCCGGTTGAGGTCTTGCCTGGTGCTTGGCGACAGGTGCAGGGTCGCTTGGCTGAGTTGGGCGGTATTGCTGATTTGCGTATGGCTCAGTGCAAGGCTGGTCCTGTGGTTACCGATCAGGGCAATCTCGTTTTGGATGTAAGCATGGCCGGAGGTATTGGTGACCCTGAGGATCTGGAGTGTCGAATTAACAATCTTCCGGGTGTCTTAGAGAACGGTTTGTTCGTCAATCTCACCGATGAAGTTTTGGTTGGCCAGATTAGTGATGGTGTTGCGGGAGTGCGTCGTCTACAGCGCCGTGAGTAG
- a CDS encoding trypsin-like peptidase domain-containing protein, producing MISFRLLLQQGCIVLKRFWGLFLMSVLFPLAAGGQPVWALSGLDGTTSHNFVADAVSQVAPAVVRIDTERTVQRQPFDPTLIDPLLRDLLGEPGIGPERERGQGSGVVIDDQGLVLTNAHVVERVDAVSVTLADGDQHDGSVVGTDPVTDLALVRLDGGTRPEAAPLGDSDALEVGDWAIALGTPYGLERTVTLGIVSSLHRNISSLGFSDKRLDLIQTDAAINPGNSGGPLVNGRGEVIGINTLVRSGPGAGLGFAIPINLARHVSEQLLTSGEVVHPYLGVQLVPLTARIAREHNRDPNSLVELPERFGALVQSVLPDSPAERAGLRRGDLVIAAAETSVSDPQTLLKQVDQAEIGVPLSLRIMRNGQEMSLSVNPAALPGLS from the coding sequence ATGATCTCTTTCAGATTGTTGCTGCAACAGGGTTGCATTGTTTTGAAGCGCTTTTGGGGATTGTTTTTGATGTCCGTGCTGTTCCCTCTTGCTGCAGGGGGTCAGCCTGTTTGGGCTTTGTCTGGTTTAGATGGCACGACTAGCCATAACTTCGTTGCTGATGCGGTAAGTCAGGTGGCGCCTGCAGTGGTTCGCATTGATACCGAACGCACTGTGCAACGTCAGCCTTTTGATCCCACCTTGATTGATCCCTTGCTCAGAGATCTCTTGGGCGAGCCAGGAATTGGGCCAGAGCGTGAGCGCGGTCAGGGTTCGGGTGTCGTGATCGATGACCAGGGGTTGGTGCTGACCAATGCCCACGTGGTTGAACGGGTGGATGCGGTCAGCGTCACCCTTGCCGATGGAGATCAACACGATGGTTCGGTTGTCGGGACGGATCCTGTTACTGATCTTGCTCTTGTGAGACTGGATGGGGGCACACGTCCTGAGGCCGCCCCTCTCGGAGATTCTGATGCCCTTGAGGTAGGCGATTGGGCGATCGCTCTTGGTACCCCCTATGGCCTTGAACGCACCGTCACCCTTGGCATTGTTAGCAGCCTGCATCGCAATATCAGCAGCCTTGGCTTCTCTGATAAACGTTTGGATTTGATTCAGACCGATGCCGCGATTAACCCTGGCAATTCCGGTGGTCCACTCGTGAATGGTCGTGGTGAGGTGATCGGTATCAACACACTGGTTCGTTCTGGTCCAGGCGCTGGTTTGGGATTTGCTATCCCGATCAATTTGGCTCGGCATGTTTCTGAGCAGCTTTTGACCAGTGGGGAGGTGGTTCATCCTTATTTGGGTGTCCAATTGGTGCCGCTGACAGCTCGTATTGCCAGGGAGCACAATCGTGATCCGAATTCGCTGGTGGAATTACCCGAACGCTTTGGGGCGCTTGTGCAGAGTGTTTTGCCGGATAGCCCGGCGGAACGCGCTGGTTTGCGGCGTGGTGATCTTGTGATTGCGGCAGCTGAAACATCAGTCTCTGATCCACAAACTCTGCTTAAACAGGTTGATCAGGCTGAGATCGGTGTCCCCTTGTCATTAAGGATCATGCGCAATGGTCAAGAGATGAGCCTTTCGGTTAATCCAGCCGCATTACCTGGCCTTAGTTGA
- a CDS encoding arylsulfatase, with protein MKFRMLLWLACIISFTATSAANAEEINRRRLPIADPYPQKVDERLPSQVKMPRQHVVEAPKGAPNVVVILLDDVGFGAPSPFGGVVQMPALQELANNGLSYNRFHTSALCAPTRAALKAGRNHHVMNMGSIPEIATGYAGNTTFVPNYAEPVAEILRLNGYNTGAFGKWHETPGRETTAAGPQTRWPTRQGFEKFYGFIGAEENMYEPSLHDGVTIIDYPDREDYHFLEDMTDQAIAWMRQQQGLRPDKPFFIYYASAGSHAPHHVRPEWIKKYKGKFDKGWDVIREETLANQIAKGVVPPNTQLAKKPASVPNWDDLSDVQKRMFARQAEVFAAFTEYTDYQAGRLIQAIDDLGELDNTLVIYISGDNGTSSEGNQTGNWNWGHMFNGIPETLEAQLEHYDNWGDQNTYPHMAVGWAIAFDTPFAFTKQIAGDFGGTRNGTVIHWPEAIKSKGEIRDQFSHVIDVAPTILEAAGLPMPEQINGIAQIPMQGTSLIYSFDNADAPERHKVQYFEVVGNRGIYQDGWMARATVGLPWEAPKKMHSVAKDDGWELYDTRNDFSLANNLATQYPERLEAMKRLFLKEAIANQVLPLDDRLLQRLVPSVAGRPTIMGASRTQLDLYPGSWNLVEDAILNVKNVSNSITAKVDIDSSQDANGVIMAQGSRFGGWSLYVEDGYPAYAYNYLGNLHTFRSKEKLSSGNRKIRFEMDYDGGGTGKGADVRLLVDDKVTSTGRVDATVGTRFSIDEGADVGMDRGSPVAQRVIGDQRFSAFNGTINKVTLEIYPQ; from the coding sequence ATGAAATTCAGAATGCTTCTTTGGCTTGCATGTATCATAAGTTTCACAGCAACATCCGCCGCCAACGCAGAAGAGATTAATCGCCGGCGACTTCCGATCGCAGATCCATATCCTCAGAAAGTTGACGAGCGCTTACCAAGTCAAGTCAAAATGCCACGACAACATGTCGTCGAGGCACCCAAAGGAGCCCCCAATGTTGTTGTCATCTTGTTGGATGATGTTGGTTTTGGTGCTCCTTCGCCCTTTGGCGGAGTGGTGCAAATGCCGGCCCTGCAGGAACTAGCAAACAATGGCCTGAGTTATAACCGATTTCATACTTCAGCCCTATGTGCACCTACACGAGCTGCTCTTAAAGCAGGCCGTAATCACCATGTGATGAACATGGGTTCCATCCCTGAAATTGCGACTGGATATGCGGGCAATACCACCTTTGTGCCTAACTATGCCGAACCTGTAGCCGAGATCCTAAGGCTCAATGGCTACAACACAGGCGCTTTTGGTAAATGGCATGAAACCCCTGGTCGTGAGACCACTGCTGCGGGCCCACAAACCCGCTGGCCAACAAGGCAAGGATTTGAAAAATTTTATGGCTTCATCGGCGCAGAAGAAAATATGTATGAGCCTTCACTTCACGATGGGGTCACAATCATTGATTACCCAGATCGAGAGGATTACCACTTCCTTGAAGACATGACAGATCAGGCTATTGCCTGGATGCGCCAACAACAGGGACTGCGCCCAGACAAGCCTTTCTTTATCTATTATGCATCTGCTGGCTCACATGCACCACACCATGTAAGACCTGAATGGATTAAAAAGTACAAGGGAAAGTTTGATAAGGGCTGGGATGTTATTCGAGAAGAAACGCTCGCAAATCAGATCGCAAAAGGTGTTGTACCCCCAAACACACAACTGGCAAAAAAACCAGCAAGTGTGCCGAACTGGGATGATCTTAGTGATGTACAAAAACGCATGTTTGCCCGACAAGCAGAGGTGTTCGCAGCTTTTACAGAATACACAGACTATCAAGCTGGGCGACTGATCCAGGCCATTGATGATCTTGGTGAACTTGACAACACGCTGGTTATTTATATCAGTGGTGATAACGGCACAAGCTCAGAAGGGAACCAAACCGGCAACTGGAACTGGGGGCACATGTTTAACGGCATCCCTGAAACACTTGAGGCTCAGTTAGAGCATTATGACAATTGGGGTGATCAAAACACCTATCCACATATGGCAGTCGGCTGGGCGATTGCCTTTGATACTCCATTTGCATTTACCAAACAAATTGCCGGGGATTTTGGCGGTACACGCAATGGCACTGTGATTCATTGGCCTGAGGCCATCAAATCAAAAGGAGAGATACGCGATCAATTCTCCCATGTGATTGATGTTGCGCCAACGATCCTTGAAGCTGCTGGCTTACCCATGCCTGAACAGATCAATGGGATTGCACAAATCCCGATGCAAGGAACCAGCCTTATTTATTCTTTCGATAACGCTGATGCACCTGAGCGTCACAAGGTTCAATATTTTGAAGTTGTTGGTAATCGTGGAATCTATCAAGATGGCTGGATGGCAAGAGCCACCGTTGGCCTGCCATGGGAAGCACCCAAGAAGATGCATAGCGTCGCCAAAGATGATGGATGGGAGTTATACGACACGCGCAATGATTTCAGCCTAGCTAACAACCTGGCAACTCAGTATCCAGAACGGCTCGAGGCAATGAAACGACTCTTCTTGAAAGAAGCAATCGCCAATCAAGTGCTTCCCTTAGATGATCGTCTGTTGCAACGTTTAGTGCCTTCTGTTGCAGGCCGGCCAACGATAATGGGCGCGTCGAGGACACAACTTGATCTCTACCCAGGCTCCTGGAATCTTGTTGAGGATGCCATCCTCAATGTCAAGAATGTTTCCAACAGCATTACAGCCAAGGTCGACATTGACTCAAGCCAAGATGCCAACGGCGTGATCATGGCCCAAGGGAGCCGCTTTGGCGGATGGTCACTTTATGTAGAAGATGGTTATCCGGCCTATGCCTATAACTACCTGGGCAATCTTCATACCTTCCGCAGCAAGGAGAAACTCTCTTCTGGCAACAGAAAAATTCGCTTTGAGATGGATTACGACGGGGGAGGCACTGGTAAGGGTGCAGATGTGCGCCTGCTAGTTGATGACAAAGTCACATCAACTGGCAGGGTTGATGCAACCGTTGGTACACGTTTTTCGATTGACGAAGGTGCTGATGTTGGCATGGATCGTGGGTCACCTGTTGCTCAACGAGTGATTGGGGATCAGCGCTTCAGTGCCTTCAATGGGACCATCAACAAGGTGACATTAGAGATCTATCCACAGTGA
- a CDS encoding formylglycine-generating enzyme family protein, producing MTTSLPVEMVTIPAGLYRVGCDRCYPDGSVRCYPEETPAREVQLDSFQIDVGPVTNAQFRAFVSATQHLTVSELPPDPTLYPDLAPEERIPESVVFQPPPATVDRSKPLSWWTLMAGADWRHPQGPESTIDGLDDHPVVHVAYADAIAYAHWAGKRLPSAEEWEVAARGGLVDAQYAWGNELTPNNRWMANIWQGPFPWHNEELDGWFWTSPVGSFPANGYGLLDVCGNVWEWTNSVYPVASGHQERRTIKGGSFLCADNYCVRYRPSALQGQTVDTATCHMGFRCAKGGP from the coding sequence GTGACCACATCTTTGCCAGTAGAGATGGTAACCATCCCCGCAGGGCTCTATCGAGTTGGCTGTGATCGCTGCTATCCGGATGGTTCAGTTCGCTGCTATCCGGAGGAAACACCCGCGCGAGAAGTGCAGCTTGACTCATTCCAGATCGACGTAGGGCCAGTCACCAATGCCCAGTTCCGAGCTTTCGTTAGCGCCACGCAGCATCTCACAGTCTCGGAGCTACCACCTGATCCAACGCTCTATCCCGATCTAGCGCCCGAGGAACGCATCCCTGAATCAGTTGTCTTTCAACCGCCTCCAGCAACGGTGGATCGCAGCAAACCCTTGAGCTGGTGGACCCTCATGGCTGGGGCTGATTGGCGTCATCCCCAAGGACCCGAAAGCACGATCGATGGCCTTGATGATCACCCTGTCGTGCATGTCGCCTATGCCGACGCCATCGCCTATGCCCATTGGGCTGGCAAGCGTCTCCCCTCTGCTGAAGAGTGGGAAGTAGCCGCCCGCGGGGGTCTTGTCGATGCCCAATACGCCTGGGGGAATGAACTCACTCCCAATAACCGCTGGATGGCGAACATCTGGCAAGGTCCTTTCCCTTGGCACAACGAGGAGCTAGACGGCTGGTTCTGGACCTCGCCCGTTGGCAGCTTTCCTGCCAACGGCTATGGACTCTTGGATGTTTGCGGCAATGTGTGGGAATGGACCAACTCTGTTTATCCCGTGGCGTCAGGCCACCAGGAACGGCGAACTATCAAAGGCGGATCGTTTCTCTGCGCAGATAATTACTGCGTACGTTATCGACCCTCTGCACTACAAGGCCAGACAGTAGACACTGCCACCTGTCACATGGGCTTTCGCTGTGCAAAAGGAGGGCCTTGA